A single Calidifontibacter indicus DNA region contains:
- a CDS encoding ATP-dependent DNA helicase RecG has product MSITRSTPLEKVIQKQLAGRLAEARDVHTVGDFLDFLPRRYIDANTAGRLAEFEVGETAVLVATVVQANGRAMRNRKGRMLEAVIEDADGAQARLVFFRAWGHEQKLIPGATALFRGKLEAYRGSFQLAHPEYTFVADDESASVYASGLIPTYLAVPKTTDLSITIAMQQVLGSWEGDDPVPAELVDRHGLPSLHEAYRLLHLPTSRADIGRGKRRLRYDEALVVQTALAARRAEQDAQHGTPRVAREGGLLSRFDERLPFQLTAGQVEVSEQIAADMARERPMHRLLQGEVGSGKTVVALRAMLATVDAGAQAALLAPTEVLAQQHERSIRRMLGDLAEGGMLGGDEHGTRVALLTGSMSKSARQAAMLGIVSGEVGIVIGTHALIQGMVDFYDLGLVVVDEQHRFGVEQRDALRSKAIHPPHVLVMTATPIPRTVAMTVFGDMDTSELRQLPSGRAPIVSHVVPAAKPGWLERTWSRIAEEVARGHQAYVVCPRIGGEDPDAFLDEYGIENPWADDDPEDDGKPVMASVLSTLDKLRAEPALAGLRVEMLHGRMSADNKDRVMGEFAAGEVHVLVSTTVIEVGVDVPNATMMVIMDADRFGISQLHQLRGRVGRGAGGGLCLLVTDTEKPETLQRLEAVAASNNGFELADLDLNLRKEGDVLGASQSGGRSGLRLLRITHPKDAELIQLARVDATELVGTDPTLRAHPALADLLAERLDDDQVAFLERG; this is encoded by the coding sequence GTGAGCATCACCCGGTCGACACCGCTGGAGAAGGTGATCCAGAAGCAACTCGCCGGGCGGTTGGCCGAGGCCCGCGACGTGCACACCGTGGGCGACTTCCTCGACTTCCTGCCCCGGCGGTACATCGACGCCAACACCGCGGGCCGGCTCGCGGAGTTCGAGGTGGGGGAGACGGCCGTGCTGGTCGCCACCGTGGTGCAGGCCAACGGTCGCGCGATGCGCAACCGCAAGGGCCGCATGCTCGAGGCGGTCATCGAGGACGCCGACGGCGCCCAGGCGCGGTTGGTCTTCTTCCGTGCGTGGGGGCACGAACAGAAGCTGATCCCCGGGGCGACGGCGTTGTTCCGCGGCAAGCTCGAGGCCTATCGCGGGTCGTTCCAACTCGCCCACCCCGAGTACACCTTCGTGGCCGACGACGAGTCGGCGTCGGTCTACGCCTCGGGGTTGATCCCCACCTACCTGGCCGTGCCGAAGACCACCGACCTGTCGATCACGATCGCGATGCAGCAGGTGCTCGGCTCGTGGGAGGGCGACGACCCGGTGCCCGCCGAACTCGTCGACCGCCACGGTCTGCCGTCGCTGCACGAGGCCTACCGGTTGCTGCACCTGCCCACGTCCCGCGCCGACATCGGCCGCGGCAAGCGCCGGCTGCGCTACGACGAAGCGCTCGTGGTGCAGACCGCGCTCGCCGCCCGGCGGGCCGAGCAGGACGCCCAGCACGGCACCCCGCGCGTCGCCCGGGAGGGCGGTCTGCTCAGCCGCTTCGACGAGCGCCTTCCGTTCCAGCTCACGGCGGGGCAGGTGGAGGTCAGCGAGCAGATCGCGGCCGACATGGCCCGCGAGCGGCCGATGCACCGCCTGTTGCAGGGCGAGGTCGGCTCGGGCAAGACGGTGGTGGCGCTGCGCGCGATGCTCGCCACCGTCGACGCCGGCGCCCAGGCGGCGCTGCTCGCGCCGACGGAGGTGCTCGCCCAGCAACACGAACGCTCGATCCGCCGCATGCTCGGCGATCTCGCCGAGGGTGGCATGCTCGGCGGCGACGAACACGGCACGCGGGTCGCGCTGCTCACCGGCTCGATGAGCAAGTCGGCCCGGCAGGCGGCGATGCTCGGCATCGTCTCCGGCGAGGTCGGCATCGTGATCGGCACGCACGCCCTCATCCAGGGCATGGTCGACTTCTACGACCTCGGGCTGGTCGTCGTCGACGAGCAGCACCGGTTCGGCGTCGAGCAGCGAGATGCGCTGCGCAGCAAAGCGATTCACCCGCCCCATGTGTTGGTCATGACCGCCACCCCGATCCCGCGCACGGTCGCGATGACGGTCTTCGGCGACATGGACACCTCCGAGTTGCGGCAGCTGCCGTCCGGGCGTGCGCCGATCGTCAGCCACGTCGTGCCCGCCGCGAAGCCCGGCTGGTTGGAGCGCACCTGGAGCCGCATCGCCGAGGAGGTCGCCCGCGGTCATCAGGCCTACGTCGTGTGCCCGCGGATCGGAGGCGAAGACCCCGACGCGTTCCTGGATGAGTACGGCATCGAGAACCCCTGGGCCGACGACGACCCCGAAGACGACGGCAAACCGGTGATGGCCTCGGTGCTCAGCACGCTGGACAAACTGCGCGCCGAGCCGGCGCTGGCCGGCCTGCGCGTCGAGATGCTGCACGGTCGCATGTCCGCCGACAACAAAGATCGGGTGATGGGCGAGTTCGCGGCGGGGGAGGTGCACGTGCTCGTCTCGACCACCGTCATCGAGGTCGGGGTCGACGTGCCCAACGCGACGATGATGGTGATCATGGACGCCGACCGCTTCGGAATCTCCCAATTGCACCAGTTGCGCGGCCGGGTCGGGCGAGGCGCGGGCGGTGGCCTTTGTCTGCTGGTCACCGACACCGAGAAGCCCGAGACGCTGCAGCGCCTCGAAGCGGTCGCGGCCAGCAACAACGGCTTCGAACTCGCCGACCTCGACCTCAACCTGCGCAAGGAGGGTGACGTGCTCGGCGCGAGCCAGTCGGGCGGACGCTCCGGGCTGCGTCTGCTGCGCATCACCCACCCGAAGGACGCCGAACTCATCCAGCTCGCGCGCGTCGACGCCACCGAACTCGTCGGCACCGACCCCACCCTGCGGGCGCACCCGGCGCTCGCCGACCTGCTCGCCGAACGACTCGACGACGACCAGGTAGCTTTCCTGGAACGAGGCTGA
- the rsmD gene encoding 16S rRNA (guanine(966)-N(2))-methyltransferase RsmD, which yields MTRIIAGTAGGRRLATPSGDSTRPTSERVREALFARLEHLDALHGASTLDLYAGSGALGLEAASRGASRVVLVERDRKAAAVAGRNVRDLGLAGVSVRAEAVERVVAAPGEPFDLVFIDPPYDLGEEVLAGVLAELADGLLTEHAVLVVERSSRSPEPVWPADVELIGPRRYGETTVWFAEYVPEGDAA from the coding sequence GTGACACGCATCATCGCCGGCACGGCCGGTGGACGGCGGCTTGCGACCCCATCCGGAGACTCCACCCGCCCCACCAGCGAACGGGTGCGCGAGGCGCTCTTCGCCCGGCTCGAACACCTCGACGCGCTGCACGGCGCGAGCACCCTCGACCTCTACGCCGGATCCGGCGCCCTCGGGCTGGAGGCCGCGAGCCGCGGCGCGAGCCGCGTGGTGCTGGTCGAGCGCGACCGCAAGGCCGCAGCCGTCGCCGGACGCAACGTGCGCGACCTCGGCCTGGCCGGGGTGAGCGTGCGCGCCGAGGCCGTCGAACGGGTAGTAGCCGCGCCCGGTGAGCCGTTCGACCTCGTGTTCATCGACCCGCCCTACGACCTCGGCGAAGAGGTGCTCGCAGGTGTGCTCGCCGAACTGGCCGACGGACTGCTCACCGAGCACGCCGTGCTCGTGGTCGAACGCTCGTCGCGGTCACCCGAACCCGTGTGGCCGGCCGACGTCGAGCTCATCGGGCCGCGCCGCTACGGCGAGACGACCGTGTGGTTCGCTGAATATGTGCCCGAAGGAGATGCCGCGTGA
- the coaD gene encoding pantetheine-phosphate adenylyltransferase, protein MSDQTIESARRCVSPGSFDPITMGHLDVIERAAKLFDEVIVAVVYNPDKKGTFSPEERVELIEKTVAHLPNVRAQAFGNRLVVDVCREVDAAVMVKGLRDGTDFSYEMPMAQMNTQMTGVETFFMAATPAVSHYSSSLIRVCAQHGADVSKMVPPPVLEPLLERMRGN, encoded by the coding sequence GTGAGTGACCAGACCATCGAATCCGCCCGCCGGTGCGTCAGCCCCGGCTCCTTCGACCCGATCACGATGGGTCACCTCGACGTCATCGAGCGGGCCGCGAAGCTGTTCGACGAGGTGATCGTCGCAGTCGTCTACAACCCGGACAAGAAGGGCACCTTCAGCCCCGAGGAGCGGGTCGAGCTGATCGAGAAGACGGTGGCGCACCTGCCCAACGTGCGCGCACAGGCGTTCGGCAACCGGCTCGTGGTCGACGTCTGTCGTGAGGTCGACGCCGCGGTGATGGTGAAAGGGCTGCGCGACGGCACCGACTTCTCCTACGAGATGCCGATGGCCCAGATGAACACCCAGATGACCGGCGTCGAGACCTTCTTCATGGCGGCCACGCCGGCCGTGTCGCACTACTCCTCGTCGCTGATCCGGGTCTGTGCACAGCACGGCGCCGACGTGTCGAAGATGGTGCCGCCGCCGGTGCTGGAGCCGCTGCTCGAACGCATGCGCGGCAACTGA
- a CDS encoding YceD family protein, with product MTHHTDQRADMHLDPRNPLVLDTKELGRRPGQMAQIDRTVPAPEHLGNDVIEIREGEPIELDLRIESVMEGVLISGSVTATATGACVRCLEPVHEPVDVEFQELFAYADRAAHHHEVAADDDEDLHALDGDLADLEPVLRDAVVPALPFQPVCQDDCPGLCSECGARLADDPTHHHEVIDPRWSALAGIAGDAENDEKRN from the coding sequence ATGACTCATCACACCGATCAACGAGCCGACATGCACCTCGACCCGCGTAACCCGCTCGTCCTTGACACCAAGGAACTGGGCCGCCGTCCGGGGCAGATGGCGCAGATCGACCGCACCGTTCCGGCACCGGAACACCTCGGTAACGACGTGATCGAGATCCGTGAGGGCGAGCCGATCGAGCTCGACCTGCGGATCGAGTCGGTGATGGAAGGTGTGCTGATCTCCGGTTCGGTCACCGCCACGGCGACCGGTGCTTGCGTGCGGTGCCTGGAGCCCGTCCACGAACCCGTGGATGTGGAGTTCCAGGAGCTGTTCGCTTACGCCGACCGCGCGGCTCACCACCATGAGGTGGCCGCCGACGACGACGAAGACCTGCACGCTCTGGACGGCGACCTCGCCGATCTGGAACCCGTGCTGCGTGATGCGGTGGTGCCTGCACTGCCGTTCCAGCCGGTGTGTCAGGACGACTGTCCGGGACTGTGCTCCGAATGCGGAGCACGCCTGGCGGACGACCCGACCCACCACCATGAAGTGATCGACCCCCGATGGTCGGCGCTCGCGGGCATTGCCGGCGACGCCGAGAACGACGAGAAGAGGAACTGA
- the rpmF gene encoding 50S ribosomal protein L32, which translates to MAVPKRKMSRSNTRSRRANWKTTPVATTTCPNCNALAQPHMACPSCGTYKGRHYSAAEQTAHQA; encoded by the coding sequence GTGGCCGTCCCGAAGCGGAAGATGTCGCGCTCCAACACCCGTTCGCGCCGCGCGAACTGGAAGACGACTCCGGTCGCCACCACGACCTGCCCGAACTGCAACGCCCTCGCGCAGCCGCACATGGCGTGCCCGTCGTGCGGCACCTACAAGGGTCGTCACTACAGCGCCGCGGAGCAGACCGCTCACCAGGCCTGA
- the rnc gene encoding ribonuclease III — MSSSKRAASAKASQRPVGDLAALLTQISGADIDEPLLLRALTHRSYAYENGNLPHNERQEFLGDAVLGVVVTETLYLAHPDLPEGRLAKFRASVVNARALAGVGRALELGEYILLGRGEASTGGRDKDSILADTVEAVIGTVYLCGGIEAADKLVHHMVDGLIEQAADLGAGLDWKTSLQELAAGTDLGAPHYRVTDEGPDHDKVFTASVLLGDEVLGTGVGRNKKAAEQVAAEAAWKTLKARTSDHAGEEIELA, encoded by the coding sequence GTGAGTTCGTCGAAACGGGCTGCCTCTGCGAAGGCTTCGCAGCGGCCCGTCGGTGATCTCGCCGCTCTGCTCACGCAGATCAGCGGCGCGGACATCGACGAGCCGCTGCTTCTGCGTGCCCTGACCCATCGCTCCTACGCGTACGAGAACGGCAACCTGCCGCACAACGAACGCCAGGAGTTCCTCGGCGACGCCGTGCTCGGCGTGGTCGTGACCGAGACGCTCTACCTCGCCCACCCCGACCTCCCCGAGGGTCGGTTGGCGAAGTTCCGCGCATCCGTCGTCAACGCCCGCGCCCTGGCGGGCGTCGGCCGTGCCCTCGAGCTGGGGGAGTACATCCTGCTCGGACGCGGCGAGGCGAGCACCGGAGGTCGCGACAAGGATTCGATCCTTGCCGACACCGTCGAGGCCGTCATCGGCACCGTCTACCTGTGCGGTGGCATCGAGGCGGCCGACAAGCTGGTGCACCACATGGTCGACGGACTGATCGAACAAGCCGCCGACCTCGGCGCCGGTCTCGACTGGAAGACCTCCCTGCAGGAACTCGCCGCCGGCACCGACCTCGGCGCACCCCACTACCGGGTCACCGACGAGGGCCCCGACCACGACAAGGTGTTCACCGCGTCCGTGCTGCTCGGCGACGAGGTGCTCGGCACCGGCGTCGGACGCAACAAGAAGGCCGCCGAGCAGGTGGCCGCCGAAGCCGCCTGGAAGACGCTCAAGGCCCGCACCTCCGACCACGCGGGCGAGGAGATCGAGCTTGCCTGA